One Fuerstiella marisgermanici DNA window includes the following coding sequences:
- a CDS encoding DUF1559 domain-containing protein: MSAVCQGTVMRRSKASGFTLIELLVTISIIAILIALLLPAVQQAREAARRTQCRNNLKQLGLALHNYHDVHRCFPMGGMGVDNPRLTSAQAIRGFSWGCYLLPYLEQDALYAAIDFNQPSFLVGFPDPLANVENDNEKLMSTTVKSFRCPSDYRASHVTDDERPPRRFWENIATASYVGNFGTNGLVMAANGRTNVSWPEVFKFTVHSIPQIPHHAMNSRGTGPFFTNSSMRLRSVADGTSMTVFVGERHGHECESKITTYTLSRTFWGMAQRLGDVLSSGYYRPNACPVGVDPGTTGKICKGPMTSVHTGGLQVLLMDGSVRFINDSIDSAEEAEIDAIPDMRNAAQRQAVYGVWQAICDMNDGTVVGEF; this comes from the coding sequence ATGAGTGCCGTTTGCCAGGGGACAGTGATGCGACGCAGCAAGGCTTCAGGGTTCACGCTGATCGAACTGCTGGTGACGATTTCGATCATTGCCATTTTGATCGCGTTGTTGTTACCCGCCGTGCAACAGGCTCGTGAGGCCGCTCGCCGAACCCAGTGCCGCAACAATCTCAAGCAGCTTGGTCTCGCCCTGCACAACTACCACGACGTGCATCGGTGTTTTCCAATGGGCGGCATGGGCGTGGACAATCCCCGACTCACAAGCGCACAGGCGATACGTGGGTTTTCCTGGGGCTGCTACCTCTTGCCGTACTTGGAACAGGATGCCCTCTACGCGGCCATCGATTTCAATCAACCGAGTTTTCTTGTTGGGTTTCCGGATCCACTCGCAAACGTCGAGAATGACAATGAAAAGTTGATGTCAACTACCGTAAAATCGTTTCGTTGTCCTTCTGATTACAGAGCCAGTCACGTCACTGACGACGAACGCCCGCCACGGCGATTTTGGGAGAACATCGCTACAGCGAGCTATGTGGGGAACTTCGGGACTAACGGTTTAGTCATGGCTGCGAACGGTAGAACGAATGTGTCGTGGCCTGAAGTGTTCAAATTCACGGTGCATTCAATACCTCAGATTCCGCACCATGCAATGAACAGTCGGGGAACGGGGCCATTTTTCACGAACAGCAGCATGCGTCTGAGATCTGTGGCGGACGGCACCAGTATGACTGTATTCGTTGGAGAACGGCATGGGCACGAATGCGAGTCGAAGATAACGACATACACGCTGTCTCGAACGTTTTGGGGAATGGCGCAGCGGCTAGGTGATGTCCTTAGCAGCGGTTACTACCGCCCGAACGCCTGCCCCGTCGGAGTCGACCCCGGCACAACAGGCAAGATCTGCAAAGGCCCGATGACCAGCGTGCATACCGGCGGCCTGCAGGTATTGCTCATGGATGGTTCCGTCCGCTTCATCAACGACAGCATCGACAGCGCCGAGGAAGCGGAGATCGACGCAATTCCAGACATGAGAAACGCGGCTCAACGTCAGGCGGTCTACGGAGTCTGGCAGGCTATCTGCGACATGAACGACGGCACCGTTGTGGGCGAATTTTGA
- a CDS encoding alkaline phosphatase D family protein: protein MIGFCLLTAALFTAAPEVFHAQGEMAGEVTSTSVILQSRLTSVAKLTDGDVPGTSGVARFELSESDDFGSSRTTDWLKAAPENDFIVKVQVKGLKPATQYYYRLIFGSDRDSVQTGETCSFRTLQGRDGTDEVSFVVVTGMNYMSFHYGKVKEGKRTGVGAYEGDDKQEGFPALATIAKMKPDFFVGTGDNVYYDSHDDREATELRDLRRKWHEQFVQPRFVKLFRHVPTYWEKDDHDHRFNDCDREGNRKPLSDLGIQTFRQQVPVVDPLDPEAKTYRTYRVNQHLQIWLVEGRDYRSPNRMPDGPDKTLWGADQIAWLKQTLRESDATWKLLISPTPMVGPDDAYKRDNHTNHKGFRHEGRAFFDWIKQQRLDRKGFHVICGDRHWQYHSIDPTGIEEFSSGALVDSNSRLGRDPGDPKSTDPDAKIKQLHTQTEASGGFLKVTVQDNGDIRFEFFDENGERLYRVVKPVWRHKAEGGQPDKVEASR from the coding sequence ATGATCGGCTTTTGTCTATTGACCGCTGCGCTTTTCACGGCAGCGCCTGAAGTGTTTCATGCTCAGGGAGAAATGGCGGGGGAAGTGACATCGACGAGTGTGATTCTTCAATCACGACTCACGTCCGTAGCGAAGCTGACCGATGGCGACGTTCCGGGAACAAGCGGAGTGGCCCGCTTCGAACTGTCTGAGAGCGACGACTTTGGCTCATCACGTACAACCGACTGGTTGAAGGCCGCGCCGGAGAATGATTTCATCGTGAAGGTCCAGGTGAAGGGACTCAAACCGGCGACTCAGTACTATTATCGCCTGATCTTTGGCTCCGATCGCGACTCGGTTCAGACCGGGGAGACCTGCTCTTTCCGAACGCTGCAGGGGCGAGACGGGACGGATGAGGTGAGCTTCGTGGTGGTGACAGGAATGAACTACATGTCGTTTCACTATGGAAAGGTTAAAGAGGGAAAACGAACCGGGGTTGGGGCGTATGAGGGCGATGACAAGCAAGAAGGATTTCCGGCACTCGCGACCATCGCGAAGATGAAACCGGACTTCTTCGTCGGAACAGGCGACAACGTTTACTACGACAGCCACGACGACCGGGAAGCCACTGAGCTCAGAGATCTGCGTCGGAAATGGCACGAACAATTCGTCCAGCCGCGGTTCGTCAAACTTTTCCGGCACGTGCCCACCTACTGGGAAAAGGACGATCATGACCACCGCTTCAACGACTGCGATCGGGAAGGAAATCGCAAGCCGTTAAGTGACCTGGGAATTCAGACGTTTCGTCAACAGGTGCCGGTCGTCGATCCGCTTGATCCCGAAGCGAAGACGTACCGAACCTATCGCGTGAACCAACATCTCCAGATCTGGCTCGTCGAAGGTCGTGATTATCGCAGCCCCAACAGAATGCCCGATGGTCCGGACAAGACGCTTTGGGGAGCGGACCAGATTGCGTGGTTAAAGCAGACGCTGCGGGAAAGCGACGCCACGTGGAAACTGCTGATCTCGCCAACGCCCATGGTGGGGCCCGATGACGCATATAAGCGAGACAATCATACGAATCACAAAGGCTTTCGTCACGAAGGCCGCGCATTCTTTGACTGGATCAAACAACAGCGACTCGACAGGAAAGGCTTCCACGTGATTTGCGGCGATCGACACTGGCAGTACCACTCCATCGATCCGACGGGAATCGAGGAGTTTTCCAGTGGTGCACTCGTGGATTCCAACTCACGCCTCGGCCGCGACCCGGGCGATCCCAAATCCACGGACCCGGATGCGAAGATCAAACAACTGCACACGCAAACGGAAGCCTCGGGAGGATTCCTGAAAGTCACCGTGCAGGACAACGGTGACATTCGGTTTGAGTTTTTCGACGAAAATGGTGAGAGGCTCTATCGTGTCGTCAAGCCTGTGTGGAGGCACAAAGCGGAAGGCGGACAGCCGGATAAAGTGGAGGCTTCTCGCTAA
- a CDS encoding ThuA domain-containing protein — MPARVLILFSIACCCLLSQQAHSADLSLNTRSRTETADETGRFHSLTKPTTWQAEQTAIVVCDMWDKHWCPTATERVGQMVPRMNEVITAARQKGVLIIHCPSNTLDFYKDTPQRKLAMAAPKVDTKIPLQGWCHLDKSIEGAALPIDDSDGGCDCEEPFTKNYRAWTRQHPGITIAYNDAITDSAEAFYLMKQRGITNVIVMGVHTNMCVLGRPFSIRQMVQQGQNVVLMRDMTDTMYNPKMAPFVSHFTGTDLVVNHIEQYWCPTILSTDIIGGEEFRFPADKRKHLVVLCAEQEYRTNESLPKFAKEQLGHDFRVTFVWDDANDRSNLPGIEAVADADVLLVSVRRRTLPASQLKFVKDFVAAGKPVVGIRTASHAFCLRGKEPEAGLENWTDFDKDVFGGNYTNHHGNGPKTTIAVPPDLPQPFANALKGIAVGKLVGNGSLYRVSPLAETTSPVLIGSIPNADAEPIAWFNKRADGGTSFYTSLGHIDDFANPEFQKLMTQVLRSISQAN, encoded by the coding sequence ATGCCCGCCCGCGTCCTCATCCTCTTTTCCATCGCTTGCTGTTGCCTTCTTTCTCAGCAAGCCCATTCCGCAGACCTGAGCCTCAACACACGTTCCCGCACGGAAACCGCTGACGAAACCGGGCGTTTCCATTCACTCACGAAACCCACGACCTGGCAGGCCGAACAAACGGCGATCGTCGTCTGTGACATGTGGGACAAACACTGGTGTCCGACAGCCACAGAACGAGTGGGCCAGATGGTGCCGCGGATGAATGAAGTCATCACGGCCGCTCGCCAAAAGGGTGTGCTGATCATTCACTGCCCCAGCAATACGCTCGACTTTTACAAAGACACGCCGCAACGCAAGCTGGCGATGGCCGCTCCGAAAGTGGACACGAAAATCCCGCTGCAGGGCTGGTGTCATCTGGACAAGTCGATCGAAGGCGCTGCTCTACCCATCGACGATTCCGACGGTGGTTGCGACTGCGAAGAGCCGTTTACGAAAAATTATCGAGCGTGGACGCGTCAGCACCCGGGCATCACCATCGCGTATAACGACGCCATCACCGACAGCGCCGAAGCGTTTTATCTGATGAAGCAGCGTGGCATCACCAACGTGATTGTCATGGGAGTCCACACCAACATGTGCGTGCTGGGCCGCCCGTTTTCGATTCGTCAGATGGTGCAGCAGGGACAAAACGTGGTCCTCATGCGAGACATGACGGACACGATGTACAACCCGAAGATGGCTCCGTTCGTCAGCCACTTTACCGGCACGGATCTGGTGGTGAATCACATCGAACAGTATTGGTGCCCCACGATTCTCAGCACCGACATCATCGGCGGCGAAGAATTCCGTTTCCCCGCCGACAAACGCAAGCACCTTGTCGTGCTGTGTGCGGAACAGGAATACCGCACCAACGAATCGCTGCCAAAGTTCGCGAAAGAGCAGCTCGGCCATGACTTCCGAGTCACCTTCGTATGGGACGACGCCAACGATCGCAGCAACCTGCCGGGCATTGAAGCCGTCGCTGATGCCGACGTGCTGCTGGTCAGCGTCCGCCGTCGCACACTTCCCGCGAGCCAACTGAAGTTCGTGAAAGACTTCGTCGCCGCCGGAAAACCGGTCGTCGGAATTCGCACGGCCAGTCACGCATTCTGTTTGCGAGGCAAGGAACCGGAAGCGGGATTGGAAAACTGGACGGATTTCGACAAAGACGTTTTCGGAGGCAACTACACGAACCATCACGGCAACGGTCCGAAGACCACGATTGCGGTTCCACCAGACCTTCCGCAGCCATTCGCAAACGCACTCAAGGGCATCGCCGTGGGCAAACTGGTCGGCAACGGTTCGCTTTATAGAGTTAGCCCGCTGGCTGAAACCACATCGCCAGTCTTGATAGGCAGCATCCCCAACGCCGACGCAGAACCCATCGCCTGGTTCAACAAGCGAGCCGACGGCGGCACCAGTTTCTACACATCGCTGGGCCACATCGACGACTTCGCCAACCCGGAATTCCAGAAGCTAATGACGCAGGTCCTTCGATCGATCAGTCAGGCCAACTGA